In Petrotoga mexicana DSM 14811, a single window of DNA contains:
- a CDS encoding FAD binding domain-containing protein, which translates to MKEYTGELGSKQEDFGRDSDQYFAPKTLKEATEILSRYSPNIKIIAGGTDVLVDYFDRLYEIERWLSLKNLNELKKIEINNDRVEIGALLTHDELEKSEIIQRYFPLISQAAWDVGSPQIRNMGTIGGNIANSSPAGDLLPPLMAYDALFKLTSQNETREVPAQDFFLGPKKNVLIKNEIIEKIIIPIPQKHTYGKWFKVGKRNALIISSITLALVVTFDDDERIKTVKCCLGSVAPVPVEISQIQPLMVGKRLNELDYSQIGKVVSENISPIDDIRGTKEYRIDVAKNLTVNALNEIERMVRVG; encoded by the coding sequence ATGAAAGAATACACAGGAGAACTCGGGAGCAAGCAAGAAGATTTTGGGAGAGATTCTGATCAATACTTTGCTCCTAAAACATTGAAAGAAGCTACAGAAATACTTTCAAGATACAGCCCTAACATCAAAATCATCGCAGGTGGTACAGATGTTTTGGTAGATTACTTTGACCGTCTTTATGAAATAGAAAGGTGGTTGAGCTTAAAAAACCTCAATGAACTGAAAAAAATCGAAATCAACAATGATCGAGTTGAAATTGGTGCCTTACTCACCCACGATGAATTAGAAAAATCTGAGATTATACAAAGATATTTTCCACTTATCAGTCAAGCTGCATGGGATGTTGGATCACCTCAAATCAGAAACATGGGCACCATAGGTGGAAATATTGCAAATTCTTCCCCTGCTGGGGATTTATTACCTCCTTTAATGGCATATGATGCACTATTCAAACTAACTTCCCAAAACGAAACTCGTGAAGTACCCGCACAAGACTTTTTTCTAGGACCTAAAAAAAACGTACTTATAAAGAATGAAATCATCGAAAAAATTATCATTCCAATTCCCCAAAAACACACCTATGGAAAATGGTTCAAAGTTGGAAAAAGAAATGCCTTAATAATTTCAAGTATCACGTTGGCTCTTGTTGTGACCTTCGATGATGATGAACGCATAAAAACAGTGAAATGTTGTCTTGGTTCTGTGGCTCCCGTTCCAGTTGAAATCTCACAAATTCAACCTTTGATGGTTGGCAAAAGGTTAAACGAATTAGACTATTCTCAGATTGGGAAAGTAGTTTCTGAAAATATTTCACCAATAGACGACATAAGAGGAACCAAAGAATACCGCATAGATGTAGCAAAAAATCTAACAGTTAACGCTTTAAATGAAATTGAAAGGATGGTGAGGGTAGGTTGA
- a CDS encoding FAD binding domain-containing protein codes for MIEYDFLTAKDVDAALEYLHKYESIKVIAGGTDLLVDIHKESSRLEKFDYILDISNIKALQFIDETEDSVELGPLCTHTMLINSKIINKYFPFLVTAAKSIGSTQIRNRGTVGGNISNASPAADLIPPLMALNAEIELSSVNGRRLIPLDNYIVGPYKTSKNHDELVTKILIPKVDENYRFSFQKIGRRRALNIARLNLAVAAKINKKDLKIEDIRIVPGSATPFPVRFKNIEMEILNKKSNELNLEELAKKIGDEMVNITGERWSTPYKKPALGAIFKKAIIEITNSSDSDSH; via the coding sequence ATGATTGAATATGATTTTTTAACCGCTAAAGACGTTGATGCTGCTTTGGAATATTTGCACAAATATGAAAGTATAAAAGTAATAGCTGGTGGAACTGATTTACTAGTAGATATACATAAAGAAAGTTCTAGATTAGAAAAATTTGATTATATTTTAGATATTTCTAATATCAAAGCTCTTCAATTCATAGATGAAACGGAAGATTCTGTAGAGTTAGGACCTTTGTGTACACATACCATGTTGATAAATTCAAAAATTATCAATAAATATTTCCCGTTTCTTGTAACAGCAGCAAAGAGTATAGGATCAACCCAGATTAGAAACAGAGGTACCGTTGGAGGGAATATATCCAATGCCTCTCCAGCAGCAGATTTAATTCCTCCGTTGATGGCTTTAAATGCTGAAATAGAGTTAAGCTCTGTAAACGGGAGAAGACTCATACCTTTAGATAATTATATTGTTGGTCCTTACAAAACTAGTAAAAATCATGATGAACTTGTAACTAAAATACTAATACCAAAGGTAGATGAAAATTATCGTTTTAGTTTTCAAAAAATAGGAAGAAGAAGAGCTTTAAATATAGCAAGATTAAACTTAGCTGTGGCTGCAAAAATAAATAAAAAAGACCTAAAAATTGAAGATATAAGAATAGTTCCAGGTTCCGCAACACCTTTTCCAGTAAGATTTAAAAACATAGAAATGGAAATACTAAACAAAAAATCTAACGAATTAAATTTAGAAGAGCTAGCAAAAAAAATAGGCGACGAAATGGTGAATATAACTGGTGAAAGGTGGTCAACTCCTTACAAAAAACCAGCCTTAGGGGCAATTTTCAAAAAGGCGATTATAGAGATAACAAATTCAAGTGATAGTGATAGTCACTAA
- the ssnA gene encoding putative aminohydrolase SsnA, whose translation MLLIGNATIFTFDDEIPIIENGAVLIEGKKIKEIGETENLLQKYPNAVFKNAQDKILMPGLINTHTHLYSTFARGMNLKTEIPPQNFLEILEKLWWRLDNTLNEEDIYYSALFAILECIKNGVTTIFDHHASFNYIDGSLDIIAQAVMETGIRANLCYEVSDRHGQAKSDASLKENERFIRKIKDSENDKLGGMIGLHASFTLEDKTLNKASELADELNVPFHIHVAEGIADLQDSVKRGYIGVVDRLSKFKILRPHALAVHGVHIKKEEIPILKESGAYVVHNPESNMGNAVGAAPIKDFFDHGILTGLGTDAYTHDMFESIKVANLLQKHQLGDPQAGWSEVYNMAFNNNVQIASNLLNLKIGKIKENFPADLIIVDYISPTPVEKDNVYSHILFGMNGGMVDTVIIDGKIIMDNREVTVLDYERIHRRTREQARRFWERF comes from the coding sequence ATGTTGTTAATAGGTAACGCTACTATTTTCACCTTTGATGACGAAATTCCTATAATTGAAAATGGTGCAGTATTAATAGAAGGTAAAAAAATAAAAGAAATAGGAGAAACAGAAAATTTACTTCAAAAATATCCAAACGCTGTTTTCAAAAACGCTCAAGATAAAATTTTAATGCCTGGTTTGATAAACACTCACACACACCTGTACAGTACTTTCGCCAGAGGAATGAATTTAAAAACCGAGATCCCTCCACAAAACTTTTTAGAAATATTAGAAAAATTGTGGTGGCGATTGGACAACACTTTAAACGAAGAGGATATTTATTACAGTGCATTATTTGCAATCTTAGAGTGCATAAAAAACGGAGTAACAACGATTTTTGACCATCATGCAAGTTTTAATTATATAGATGGAAGTTTGGATATCATCGCGCAAGCTGTCATGGAAACAGGTATAAGAGCCAATCTTTGTTATGAAGTATCAGATAGACATGGACAGGCTAAAAGCGATGCCTCTCTAAAAGAAAATGAAAGGTTTATTAGAAAGATTAAGGATTCTGAGAACGATAAATTAGGTGGAATGATTGGATTACACGCTTCTTTTACCCTTGAAGACAAAACTTTAAACAAGGCCTCGGAGTTAGCTGACGAATTAAACGTTCCTTTTCATATCCATGTAGCAGAAGGAATAGCAGATTTACAAGACAGTGTAAAAAGAGGTTACATAGGAGTAGTCGATAGATTATCGAAATTTAAAATATTAAGACCTCATGCCTTAGCTGTTCATGGCGTTCATATAAAGAAGGAAGAGATTCCAATTTTGAAGGAAAGTGGTGCATACGTTGTTCATAATCCAGAATCAAACATGGGAAACGCAGTAGGAGCGGCTCCAATAAAAGATTTCTTTGATCACGGAATCCTAACCGGATTGGGAACAGATGCCTACACGCACGACATGTTCGAAAGTATAAAAGTTGCCAATTTACTCCAAAAGCATCAATTAGGTGATCCACAGGCAGGATGGAGCGAAGTTTACAACATGGCGTTTAATAATAATGTGCAAATTGCTTCTAACCTTTTAAACCTAAAAATAGGAAAGATAAAAGAGAATTTCCCAGCCGATTTAATAATAGTGGATTATATCTCCCCAACACCCGTTGAAAAAGACAACGTTTATTCCCACATCCTTTTCGGAATGAACGGTGGGATGGTTGATACGGTTATTATAGACGGCAAAATTATTATGGATAATCGGGAGGTGACGGTTTTAGATTATGAAAGAATACACAGGAGAACTCGGGAGCAAGCAAGAAGATTTTGGGAGAGATTCTGA
- a CDS encoding (2Fe-2S)-binding protein, protein MDKIEVTLYVNNKKETLQVDPTERLLDTLRNRLKLTSVKEGCDVGECGACTVILNGEAVHSCLVLTAQVDGYEIFTTEGLEVNGKLDPLQQSFIDHQAVQCGFCTPGMLMSAKALLNKNPNPSREEIKTAIEGNLCRCTGYQQIVEAIESVTQDKKG, encoded by the coding sequence ATGGACAAAATTGAAGTAACGCTTTATGTAAATAATAAAAAAGAAACATTACAAGTGGATCCAACGGAGAGACTTCTTGATACTTTACGCAACCGATTAAAATTAACTAGCGTAAAAGAAGGATGCGATGTGGGCGAATGTGGCGCTTGTACGGTTATTTTAAACGGTGAAGCCGTTCATTCATGTTTAGTGTTAACTGCTCAAGTTGATGGTTATGAAATTTTCACTACAGAGGGTTTGGAAGTTAATGGAAAATTAGACCCGCTGCAACAATCTTTTATTGATCATCAAGCTGTTCAATGCGGTTTTTGCACCCCTGGTATGCTGATGTCTGCTAAAGCTTTGTTGAATAAAAATCCTAATCCCTCAAGGGAAGAAATAAAAACCGCAATAGAAGGGAATCTCTGTAGATGTACTGGATATCAGCAAATAGTTGAAGCGATAGAATCAGTTACACAGGATAAGAAAGGGTGA
- a CDS encoding 8-oxoguanine deaminase: MSNILIKNAKVITTMNTNRDQLKDHDILIKGNKIHKIAKNIDLSNEQIDEVIDGSKYYVYPGLINTHHHFYQTFTRNIPQVQNVELFDWLKFLYPIWSRLTPEVVYYSTLVAAGELLKTGCTTSVDQFYVFPKNQPPDLLDNEFYAAREIGIRLHGSRGSMSLSEKDGGLPPDSVVQTEIEILKDSQRIIEKFHDPSPFSMHRVILAPCSPFSVTSTLLKQSVQLAREYSVCSHTHLAETRDEEKFCIETFGKRPLEYMESLDWLGPDVWFAHGVHFNEEEIDKLALTHTGVAHCPVSNSKLASGAANIPYMLKKGVKISLAVDGSASNDSSNMILEMKTAFLMSRLIYGISAITAEDVLRMATKGGSEVINQPEIGSLEEGKAADMFLIRWDRLGYTGGLYDPISMLINTGDSQIVDMTIVNGEIVVKDGELVKVDERKIIDKANELSKRMVEV; this comes from the coding sequence TTGTCGAACATATTGATAAAAAATGCTAAAGTTATTACAACGATGAATACAAATAGAGATCAGTTGAAAGATCACGATATTTTAATTAAAGGAAACAAGATACATAAAATTGCCAAAAATATAGATTTATCAAACGAACAAATAGATGAAGTTATAGATGGTTCCAAATATTATGTATATCCAGGATTGATTAATACTCATCATCATTTCTATCAAACTTTTACTAGGAACATTCCTCAGGTACAAAATGTTGAATTATTCGACTGGTTAAAGTTTTTGTATCCAATTTGGTCAAGATTGACACCAGAAGTTGTTTATTATAGTACTTTAGTTGCAGCAGGAGAACTACTTAAAACTGGTTGTACGACATCAGTTGATCAATTTTATGTTTTTCCAAAGAATCAACCACCAGATCTTCTTGATAATGAATTTTATGCAGCAAGAGAAATCGGCATCAGATTACACGGTAGTAGAGGAAGTATGTCATTGAGTGAAAAAGATGGTGGCCTTCCTCCTGACTCGGTAGTTCAAACAGAAATCGAAATCTTGAAAGATTCCCAAAGAATTATTGAAAAATTTCATGATCCTTCCCCATTTTCCATGCATAGAGTCATTCTAGCCCCTTGCTCCCCATTCTCTGTAACTTCAACATTACTTAAGCAATCTGTTCAATTAGCAAGAGAATATAGTGTGTGCAGTCATACACATTTAGCCGAAACAAGAGATGAAGAAAAATTTTGTATTGAGACTTTTGGGAAGAGACCATTAGAATACATGGAGAGTCTAGATTGGTTAGGCCCTGATGTATGGTTCGCCCATGGAGTTCATTTCAATGAAGAAGAAATAGATAAGTTGGCATTAACTCACACAGGGGTTGCTCACTGTCCCGTTTCGAATTCAAAACTCGCCTCTGGAGCTGCAAATATCCCCTACATGTTAAAAAAAGGTGTAAAAATTAGCTTAGCTGTGGATGGAAGTGCAAGTAACGACTCTTCTAATATGATTTTAGAAATGAAAACCGCTTTTTTGATGAGTCGACTAATCTACGGTATAAGTGCTATCACTGCTGAGGATGTCCTGCGTATGGCTACAAAGGGTGGAAGTGAAGTTATAAACCAACCAGAAATTGGAAGTTTAGAGGAAGGTAAGGCAGCAGATATGTTCTTGATTCGTTGGGACCGATTAGGTTATACAGGAGGTCTTTACGATCCTATATCCATGCTTATTAATACTGGAGATTCTCAAATCGTAGATATGACAATCGTCAATGGAGAAATAGTTGTAAAAGATGGTGAGCTTGTCAAAGTTGATGAAAGAAAAATCATAGACAAAGCTAATGAACTTTCTAAAAGGATGGTCGAAGTCTGA
- a CDS encoding xanthine dehydrogenase family protein molybdopterin-binding subunit, giving the protein MLYAKVLRSKYPSARILNIYLDEAKKIPGVKAIITANDIPNNEFGVIIPDQQVLAKERTYFIGDGIAVVAAETPESAKKAVESIKVEYDEISGIFDPLESKNAPSIHEDKDNNQVIHHKLRKGNIEEGFKRCDVILEREYQTQFIEHAYMEPEVVIAVPYENNSVVTIYGSVQNPFACRNAVASVLKIGFNQVRIVQNHIGGSFGGKDEVISSMAARAAVLALKTNRPVKLKNTREESIIESYKRHPYNMRYKVGATKEGKLLAMEIEAIADSGAYACQTPFVTWRSVVQATGPYEIPNVKTDTYGYYTNNVYTGAMRGYGSPQVIFANESLMDELAQELGMNPLDLRLKNIFHDNSETASGQKLDNHKVSLEEVIKKAADSINFLEKYKEYSREQKGDKRKGIGMAISYRGCSLGAEAVDAAGIILSIQKDGTVYLYSGLAENGQGLKTAFSQIVAEELGIDIEKINFMVVDTLVSPDSGSTVASRATLIGGNASLDAAKNLKKKLTDFIVKKYNLVFNELIFKDNSIYTPDQKKIISFDEAASQAYNSGVFLSSYGWYKAPEISWDEETGQGRPYFTYVYGCQIAEVEVDIGTGEIKVLKMVAAHDVGRAINPANVLGQFYGGISMGLGYGIMEELDINEGYINNTNFDEYLIPTVKDMPDITPIIVENPDPNGPYGAKSIGEPTLELGAAAIANAVAQATGKRIRSLPINLEKILVGHSLKKGRKKK; this is encoded by the coding sequence ATGTTGTATGCAAAAGTACTTAGATCTAAGTATCCTTCTGCGAGAATATTGAACATATACTTAGACGAAGCTAAAAAGATTCCTGGTGTAAAAGCAATTATAACGGCAAATGATATACCCAACAACGAATTTGGCGTCATTATCCCCGACCAACAAGTGTTGGCTAAAGAAAGGACTTACTTCATAGGAGATGGAATAGCGGTTGTCGCTGCAGAAACGCCAGAGTCTGCAAAAAAAGCAGTCGAAAGTATAAAAGTAGAATATGACGAGATTTCAGGAATTTTTGACCCCTTAGAATCTAAAAACGCGCCATCTATTCATGAAGATAAAGATAATAATCAAGTTATTCATCACAAACTCAGAAAAGGTAATATAGAAGAAGGATTTAAAAGATGTGATGTAATTTTAGAAAGAGAGTATCAAACTCAATTTATTGAGCATGCCTACATGGAACCCGAGGTTGTAATTGCCGTTCCTTATGAGAACAATAGTGTAGTTACAATATATGGGTCGGTACAAAATCCTTTTGCTTGCCGTAACGCGGTAGCTTCAGTTCTTAAAATTGGCTTCAATCAAGTTAGAATTGTTCAAAATCACATAGGTGGCTCTTTTGGTGGTAAAGATGAAGTAATTTCTTCTATGGCTGCTCGAGCCGCTGTTCTAGCTTTAAAAACCAACAGGCCTGTAAAATTAAAAAACACAAGGGAAGAATCAATTATCGAAAGTTATAAGAGGCATCCTTACAATATGAGGTACAAAGTAGGGGCTACAAAAGAAGGCAAGCTACTGGCTATGGAAATAGAGGCAATCGCTGACAGTGGAGCTTACGCGTGTCAAACTCCTTTTGTTACTTGGAGGTCTGTTGTTCAAGCAACGGGCCCTTACGAAATTCCAAATGTAAAAACAGATACTTACGGATATTATACAAACAATGTATACACTGGAGCCATGCGCGGCTATGGATCTCCTCAGGTCATATTTGCCAATGAATCTCTAATGGATGAATTGGCTCAAGAACTCGGGATGAACCCCTTAGATCTTAGATTAAAAAATATTTTTCATGACAATTCAGAAACAGCAAGTGGTCAAAAACTAGATAATCACAAAGTTAGCCTCGAAGAGGTAATAAAAAAGGCTGCTGATTCGATCAATTTTTTAGAAAAGTACAAAGAGTACAGTCGAGAGCAAAAAGGTGATAAAAGAAAAGGAATAGGAATGGCTATAAGTTACAGAGGTTGTAGCTTAGGAGCAGAAGCTGTTGATGCAGCTGGTATCATATTATCTATACAAAAAGATGGAACTGTATATCTCTATAGCGGCTTAGCTGAAAATGGACAAGGTCTAAAAACAGCCTTTTCTCAAATTGTAGCCGAAGAATTGGGGATTGATATTGAAAAGATCAACTTCATGGTTGTCGATACATTAGTTTCCCCAGATAGTGGTTCTACGGTAGCCTCTCGTGCAACGTTGATTGGAGGAAATGCATCGCTCGACGCCGCTAAAAATCTCAAAAAGAAATTGACGGATTTTATAGTTAAAAAATATAATTTGGTATTTAACGAATTAATATTTAAAGATAATTCAATTTACACACCTGATCAAAAAAAGATAATTTCCTTTGATGAAGCTGCTTCCCAAGCATATAACTCTGGTGTCTTTTTATCTTCATACGGTTGGTACAAAGCTCCGGAGATAAGTTGGGATGAAGAAACCGGACAAGGCAGACCTTATTTTACCTACGTTTATGGATGTCAGATAGCCGAGGTTGAAGTTGATATAGGTACAGGTGAGATAAAAGTGCTTAAAATGGTAGCTGCTCACGATGTTGGAAGGGCTATCAATCCTGCGAATGTTTTAGGTCAATTTTATGGTGGAATATCAATGGGCCTCGGATATGGGATCATGGAAGAGCTGGATATAAACGAGGGATACATCAATAACACCAATTTTGACGAATATTTGATACCCACAGTTAAAGATATGCCAGATATAACTCCTATTATCGTTGAAAATCCTGATCCTAATGGACCTTACGGTGCAAAATCTATAGGAGAACCTACCTTGGAGTTAGGGGCAGCTGCAATAGCAAATGCGGTAGCCCAGGCAACTGGAAAAAGAATAAGATCTTTGCCTATAAACTTAGAAAAAATACTGGTAGGTCATTCTTTGAAAAAAGGAAGGAAGAAAAAATGA
- a CDS encoding ornithine carbamoyltransferase has product MNTLFRGKDFITTQEWSEEELETVFEVSKELKLRFALGEPTDHLLRSKTVFMMFFEQSTRTRNSIEAGITQLGGHAHDLTPDKMQLSHGESAKDTAIVLSRFGHAIAIRNCFYGIGNKYIREVAKYADVPVINLQDDIYHPLQGLADLMTIKEKCGNDLKNIKVTISWAYATSHAKPLSVPQTQALLFTRYGMDVTIAHPKEFPLMSEIIEQAKQNAEKHGGSLKFTDDMDEAFDEAQIVIPKNWGGFLGVETPDTDEGKKQMKENLEKHKDWICDERRMALADKDVLYMHAMPADRGKEVTDPVIDGLHSIIYDEAENRLHTAKAIMALTMGGRP; this is encoded by the coding sequence ATGAATACACTTTTTAGGGGAAAGGATTTTATAACCACGCAAGAATGGAGTGAAGAAGAGTTAGAAACAGTCTTTGAAGTATCCAAAGAACTTAAATTAAGATTTGCATTAGGAGAGCCTACGGATCATTTGTTGAGATCAAAAACTGTCTTTATGATGTTTTTTGAACAATCTACACGAACTCGAAACTCAATAGAAGCAGGTATCACACAACTTGGTGGACATGCTCATGATCTAACGCCAGATAAGATGCAACTTTCTCACGGAGAATCCGCGAAAGACACCGCAATTGTGTTGAGTCGATTCGGCCATGCCATAGCGATAAGAAACTGTTTCTATGGAATTGGAAACAAATACATCAGAGAAGTGGCAAAATATGCCGATGTACCTGTTATCAACCTACAAGATGATATTTATCATCCTTTACAAGGATTGGCAGATTTGATGACAATAAAAGAAAAATGTGGCAATGATCTTAAAAATATTAAAGTCACTATATCTTGGGCTTACGCCACATCACACGCAAAACCTTTGTCCGTACCTCAAACACAGGCATTATTATTTACAAGGTACGGAATGGACGTGACTATAGCCCATCCAAAAGAATTTCCACTTATGTCAGAGATCATAGAACAAGCTAAGCAAAACGCAGAAAAACATGGTGGAAGTTTAAAGTTCACAGACGATATGGACGAAGCATTCGATGAAGCTCAAATTGTAATTCCAAAGAACTGGGGTGGATTTTTAGGCGTGGAAACTCCTGATACGGATGAAGGGAAAAAACAAATGAAAGAAAATCTTGAAAAGCACAAAGATTGGATCTGTGATGAAAGAAGAATGGCGTTGGCTGATAAAGATGTTCTTTATATGCACGCGATGCCAGCAGATAGAGGAAAAGAAGTAACTGATCCTGTCATTGACGGACTTCATTCAATAATATATGATGAAGCAGAAAACCGTTTACATACAGCAAAGGCAATTATGGCTTTGACTATGGGAGGAAGACCCTGA